DNA sequence from the Vicia villosa cultivar HV-30 ecotype Madison, WI linkage group LG3, Vvil1.0, whole genome shotgun sequence genome:
CCATCTTAAAACAAAGTATGGTGGTCAATTGCTAATTGCTGTAGGGAGGGACCCTAATGATCAGTATTTTCCACTTGCTTTTGGGGTTGTGGAGACAGAAacaaaagaaagctggaagtggTTCTTGGAGCTGTTGATGAATGATGTGGGCCAGAGCAACAGATATGTGTTCATAtcagaccaacaaaaggtatGTTTTCATGAGACTTTTGTCAACCTCTATAGTTATTGTTGTGTGTTACTAATGTAATTCAACTTGCAGGGTCTTGTTGCAGTCTTTGAAGAGATGTTTGAGAGAATTGAGCACAGGGTTTGTTTAAGGCATCTATATGCCAATTTCAAGAAAAAATTTGGAGGGGGTGCACTCATTAGAGATCTAATGATGGAGGCTGCAAAAGCCACTTACTACCAAGGCTGGTTACAAAAGATGAATGAATTGAAGTTGATAGATCTTGATGCCTGGACATGGTTAATGGGTGTTCCTCCAAAGTcatggtgtaagcatgctttttCCTTTTACCCTAAATGTGATGTACTAATGAATAACATATCTGAATCATTTAATGCTACTATTTTAAGTGTAAGAGACAAACCTATTTTGACCATGTGTGAGTGGATTAGGCTGTACTTGATGAATAGATGTTCTGCCTCATCAGCCAAACTAAAAAAATGGCCTCATAAAGTAATGCCAATACCTAGGAAGAGACTTGATAAAGAAGTCATGCTAAGTGGGCATTGGTTGCCCACTTGGGCAATGGATGAGACATTTGAGGTGAATCATTCATATAATGGTCAGAAGTTTGTAGTTGACATTGCTAAGAGAAGTTGTACTTGTAATTTCTGGGAGCTAGTTGGCATCCCTTGTAGACATGCTATTGCTGCTCTATCTTTCAGACAACAGAATCCAGAAGATTTTGTAGACAGTTGCTATCATAGGGACAAGTATGCCATATGTTATAGTTTTCCTATAAGTCCAATCAATGGTGAAGAAATGTGGCCTGAGGTAGATGCTGATCCAATAATGCCCCCCATGTACAAGAGAGGTCCTGGCAGGCCTAAGAAATTAAGGATTAGGGAGTGTGGAGAAGAAGGTGCTAGAAGAAGGAGATTACCAGGTGTGTCTTATAGGTGCACCATTTGTGACAAATTTGGTCACAAtgctcaaacttgcaaaagcacaaCTCAGAATCCCAATGCACTTAAAAGAAAGGTATGTCTACTCCCTATCACAGCTCAAAATGTTTTTTCAACCTGTATATGAAATTAACAAATGCTGTTCTTCATTCATGTAGAAAAAGGTTAAGTTGGATGCTCAAACTGCTGCAACTCATGGAGCTGAGACTGGTGCAACTGATGTTCCCCAAAGTGCTGCAACTGATGGAGTTCAAACTGATGCAACTCATGGAGCTGAGTCTGGTGCAACTGCAGTGGCCCAAACTGCTGCAACTGATGCAGTCCAAAGTGCTGCAACAGATGGAGTTCAAACTGAGACAAATCagactgatttttttggagaCATTACTGATGATGTGATCTCAAGCCTGCCAGAGTTTAACTCTACCCAATGCTCTGCTGTGGATGGAGCCTCACAAAGGAGAGGTAAGAAAAAGATGTCACCTACCAAGCCAATCAAGAGGAGGACAAGTGAAAGACAGAAGTTGTTCTGGTTTAAAAAACCAATAACTGGCCCAGGTGCTACCTCTGAACAACCAATATCAGTGACTGATGAAGATAACAATGATGAGTCAAGGCGTGGgaagaagaaattgaagaagaacTATTAAGTCATGATTATGTATAAGTCCTAGTTATGTATAATGCTAGTGAACTTCAATATTTTGTTTATGTGCTTTTTTTGGATGTACAATGATGATGTATTTTGGTACAATATTGGTACAATGGTTGTCCTTTTGTTATCCATTTTGTCTGTTAAGTAATGATATCCTTTTGTTATCCATTTTTTCTGTTAAGTAATTTTATGCTACATTATCAACCAAATTTTACAACAAATTATAACAATTTAATGAATCATACTAAATCACAATATTGTCTCAAATATGAGTCACATTTTTTCTGTTAACAAAAACACATTACATTGCATATAACTGTCAGTTACATTTTTGTCTCAAATATGAGTTCATTTCATTACATATATGTGTACATTACACCAAACAAAAACCAGGACATAAACAATGCCAATTTCAGATGGGAAATGCTTCTCTTCAAAACAGCCTGCTTCAATTTGGTTTTTTCCAGAATTCCTTCCATCAACTTAACCTTCATATTTGCCAATTCACAGTCCTTGCATAAATGTTCTGAACTGCTGATTTCGTCATCccaaataaaaaaatcacaactATGATCCATCTGCAACAATTACAAAACAACAATCTTATTCAATGTTCAGTAAACCCatttaacaaaaaaatgaaataccTAAAACCTTACTCCTGCATTCTTGCACTTCCAGAATTTCCGTCCGCGATTCTTGGACGTCTTAGCTACCCACATCTTCATGGGACGACTGCATCCACAGGTGGGGATCTTGAAATTCACGTTGGAGGTGTAGGAATTGCAGCTACCGATGCTTTTACTGGTTTCCATTTCCACAGGTGAGAGTATGAACGAAGAGAGGATGAAGCAACTGGAACCAAGAAGAGAGGATGAACCCTAATATTTGGGAATAAACCCACCCACGATTGGCCCTGAAGAAGCAAGAATGGAAGAAAATCAGAATGAGATGACATCGTGAACCCTAAATCCCAAATTATAGAGGAAGACACTGCCACCGTGTCACCCCCATGCCACATAAGCCAGAAGATCCATTACACGTAGGCTGTTCTGATGGAATCTCCCTCATTAAGGTTTCCCTCTGGAGAATCTTTATTTGTTAAGGGGccaaggctaaatttttttttaataagggggaaaaccgaatatCGCTTATTTGGCAGGGGGGGTAAACACTATTTAACCCTTCAATGAATGATGATATTTGATATTTGAGGAATGCTCTATTTATAGTGGTTTCTGGTTTATTATATGTTggtaatttgtatttttttttaacacaTATGGAGATTTCAATGcaacattttgttgttgtttacagCTATTTTCTTGTGGCATTTAGCTAGTAccatataacataaatatacatgAATCTTTTTGTCTATTACGTTTATAATAATAAGAATGTTACAAGGGGTGTGTATATATTGAACCAGTTAAGAGAGTAATGTTGATACAACTTATATAGGATCTCATGCTTAACGGAGAAAAGAATTTAAGTTTTTTCTTTTAGGCACTGTGAAAAATTGGTAATATACCACCAACATTATGCTCATCCAAATTCAACTGGATTTAATTTTGATAAATCAGCTTAGTAATTCAAcaactcatcttcttcctctcattAAACAACTCACCATCTTCTTCCTCTCATTCACCAGGGGTGGATTCGCGCCGAGAAGAGGGTGGGGGTGATGTTCTTGGGTCATGTTCTTTGTGAAATTATTGTCAAAGTTTGTTGCAACATTGAATTGAAGAACATTAACATTTGCAAGGTGTTTAACAAAAGTTTAGAAtcaaagtttttgttttttttgttagtttagaggaggtttaaaacccccgcaatttcaAACATTTTCagatttttgccaaactgtctTCCACTTGGCGTGCCACGTCAGCCTCCGTTAGTGGAAATTAACGGGAGGGACCAATGTTAGAGACGGAAAACTTTGtgaggaccattcattgaagaaaaattttagagggatTGAAATTGCAGGGTCGCGTATTTATAGGGACCCCTGACATATTTAACCATTTaatcatttgtttattttttataattcatGATCTAGTGAAAGAATCGaggaatataatatataaaaactcatttttttcatttgCAGGAAGCAACACTTTATCTTCGATGATACGCTTAACATATTCCTATATTGTTAACCAACTCACAAccttttctttttaatatattctGGATGTGAAAGAAAAACTCACATTGCAATGATCATTCATCTCACATATATAACAACACACTAAAAACCTTACAATTATTGTTCAATAAAAAGGCATTTCGATTTGATTTTGATGGATCTTGTCCAAAAGATCTCGTTGAAATATCTTTCGAAATTACAAGAAAATACAAGGATTTAATTTTGATCGACGTCTATCAATAACAACCAATAAtgataatttttgaaaatttctttagccatctctctatgggggtcacccccagcgaaaaacccaaaatacccctgcttcggaaatgaacttccgaaacattgattttttttaaaaatttccataattcgaaagttcatatccgaaaacacctcatggggggtgtgttcggagatgaacttccgaaaacacttttttttttcagattttgaggggtttcggaaatgcacttccgaattatgcagaaacagactttttttttatgtttttgttaacagtttcgtatttttaattaaaagaaaccgGGAAAAAAATAAACGACATGTAAAGTTGAagatactaatatgataaaaaaagaaatatatacaagctcaagcaaatccaaataataataataatgtgctaaaaatacaatccgataacaaaaaatatataaacccgaccactactgggtgtgcctaaccctctctccctgagacctcctctgccgcctgtatgtcgccgcacggcccgcatcagtgacgatcatctccatcacggcgactgcctctagaccgccctgctgaacgatacctcgatccaacgcgtcccgcccaagcatctctatccgctggcagatcggcatgagatcaatgacgtgatcatcctcggcctactggttctctaggatctcctagtgtgctggcctaggagcgccgggaacgtcgggtctcagaagaggatgtgacacccggtagaaccatgtgacgtacccctcctcactgtgctagtcctgggtgacccgagtgagacggtactcctctggtaccacatgatgctcccagtcctcccatatggtagtgagctgcactcgggtcacagtgtcgggagcagcctcaaagggtgacctgggtatccgctgcacgaatccgaactgacgcatgcaccgctcagggagatatcgaaccatgatgtCGGTCCCCTaagccaaccagcctgaatatagtgcaatgccgtcaaaggcgACAATCTGAGcatagtcgctgaacggcctccatgTGACGTCGTCATGCATcatgcggtccaagtacagacggtatggtcccaccgcatcgttccccctctggagaacgtatctggcggccctgggcatcgCGTCCACGTACGCATGATCGaagtgaaagccgtggatgcgggagaagtaggagatgatccagctctgaaacagaaacacgataatgtattaaaaataaatacgaaacataaataaataaataaatacgataatgtattaaaataaaacgtaccgtaagcagtgtgcaggatccaaccaattgcctcgtcctccagttggaggcctcattcagcttctggtagagatatgccagagtagctgacccccagttccactggtgaacggtatccaggtccatgaaatagcggaggtaggtcacgtcgacgtaccttgcactcttgtccacaaagcaagcagcgcctaccacatgcatgtaccagcaccggagagcgcagccacggtggtACTGTGTGAATAGGTCGTCACCCGCCtgctcggcatcggccgccgcgtccaggtggtgctcgaaatagcggctcagtgtggtgaaccggatatgaggcccagaagtcgtgatgcactcgaagtcagcaacttcgggctccatgcccaaatagagcgccatccactgactggcctcgaccctctggatccaggagtggtgcaacagcggccccctgatgggcaggtggagaagacactgcacgtcatgcaaggtgatcatcatctcccccaccggcaagtggaaagaagacgtctccttgtgccagcgctccacaaatgccccctgcatgccggtgctgatggtggtgtacccggtcatgcagagcccgctaagccctgaacctagcacatggtcgttaaaccactgagctgctagTTTAAACAGACTAAAAATCTTcctggcgtggttcaccattttcaatggctctctctcctgttacaaaaaaaaacaaataagcgacatatattaaataatcgacaaataaacggtaaaattataaaaaatggtcacaaataaacggttaaattaaaaaaaatacatctcCCTAAAAAAATACCTCTTTATTGCATACAATAAACTATGTATGCAATAAAGAATTTTCAATTATACTTTCTCGTTAGGAGTTTGCAAACAGAATAATCACAACTCTTTAAAATTATGATATTATATAAGTTTTCCAACTTCTTCAATCATTCATGATATTATTTCCAAACAGTGTTTTATATTACAATGCATAATTGTATTAATAGTAACAAATAAATATATGTACAAATAGATATTCCCCTAGGTAAATGTTTGTGCAGATCCATGAACTAAATATTGGTATATCTTACCGTCAAAATGCTATAAATCTTCTGCTTGCACATTTTTGTCACTGTTACATTTGGTGCTCTCATTGAACTTTCCATGGCAGGAAATACTCGTATGAAGGGTTTGGAAGCTGCAATCAATGGCATCAACGCCACAATGTAGAAGATGATGGAGGACGCTGACGCACGTCATAACGACTATATGCAACACCGTCATGCTGATATGACGCGAATCGAGCATGTCGAGGCCCAACTCGGCAGTTTTCAGCTCTCTTCCGCTTTGAATGGTAGCTTGAACTCCGATGGTTCATCTCGGCAGCAACCTTTCCAGATGCGCAACATGCAGCTTGATTTTCCAAGATTTGAGGGCACTGATGTATTAAACTGGATTTTTAAAGCTCACCAATTCTTTAATTATTATTCTACGCTGGATAACCACCGGCTCACCATAGCAGATGTGCATTTGGACAATGGCGCCTTGGTATCAAATGATTACTCGTAACAGACCTTTTAGATCTTGGGTAGCTTTCACCCGTGCTTTGGAATTGGAACATGGACTGTAGCCGTATGAATCTCCCAGACCCACCCTTCTCAAATTAACCCAAATCACCACTGTCTCTGATTATTATTCCACCTTCACCACACTTGATAATCACACCCAGGGTCTCTCACCAGATGCAATTTTGGATTGTTTTGTGAGTGGGCTTAAACCTGACATCCGCCGTGTTGTTATAGCTCAACCCTGTCTCATTATCCAAAGCCATATCCTAGCCAAACTCTTCGAGGAAAAATACACCCCAGTTACTAAGCTCACCCTCAACTGACAAATTCTTTCGCCAATCCCACCCCACACTCAGTGACCCGACCCACAAACGCCCTCTTGCCCATTCCTTCAACCCGTTCCCAAAATCAACCTCCACTTGCGCTGATTTAGTTTTAGGCGCATCTTGGCTCAAGACTTTGGGTCCTCACATTGTAGATTATGATGCGTTGTCTATTAAATTTTACCTCAACAACAACTTCATCACTCTTAAAGGTAATCAAGTCATATAACCAGAACAATCCCAATTTCAAGATCAAGATCATTCAATCCCTCTCATTGAGGGAGGGCATTATTCAACCCAGCACGAGAGTCCATTATCCTCACTGGTGATGTTAGTAAAAAAGAAGGACGGATCATGGAGCTTTTGTACAGATTATCTTGCACTAAGCGCGACTACAATCAAGGATAGTTTTCCGATACCCACGGTGGATGAATTTGTAGACGAATTGTTAGGAGTCGCTTATTTTTCTAAGTTGGATTTGTGTtctgggtatcaccaaatccAAGTCCATCCAGAGGATCGTCGTAAGACTGCTTTATATGAATGACTTGTCATGCCTTTTGAGTTAACCAATACCCCGGCTTCATTTCAAAGTCTGATGAATTATATTTTTCGCAACCAATTATGCAAGTTTATGCTGGTTTTCTCTGATGATATACTTGTGTTGTGTACAACCCCACCTTGAACATTTGGAAGTTGTGCTAGAACTGCTGCAACAACATGAGTTATTTGTTAAGTTCTCCAAATGTTGTTTCACTCTTACCTCAGTAGATTATACACATATTTGTTTCAGTTTTAATTTTTtcgttatattttttaaaatagattttttaaaattattttttaaaatattacaagtttttttatattcgttttttttttaaataaaacactcatttttacatcctataacataaacatacattattgaataTCAAAATCTAGTcaaatcgcaattttttcaaaaagttgtatttcaaaaatgatttttatgaaaatctatttgaaatagcttcaaaattaagtgattttttgaaattttgatatccaaattttttccccataaatagatgaaatacctacaatcacattttaagaataactattcaaaccaaattttcatttgaagcttttattaaaagtttctttgtaaaattattttacacaaaAATTTGTAACactacaaaaattatttttaaaaaaagtaaaaacatACGGACCCCATATCTAGTCAAGGGATTgagatgaataaataaaaaattcaagttGTCTTATAATGGAAAAGATggataaataaaaaattcaagttGTCTTAGAACGGAAAGTCCCTACTTCACTCAAACAACTTCGTGGTTTCTAAAGTGCAGATGAGTTGGATGTCGTGTAAACATCTCAATTATAAATGCGTGACCTTGAATTATTATGTTGAAACTCGTGTTATGGAGCAAGATGTGTGTTTTTTATGTGTGACACCTTATAGGTCGttgtatttataattaaattatgcaatATTTTATGTGTGGGGTTTAGGGTGTTATACAAAACGTcataatttacaaaaataaatttttcaaaaagaaatcacatcaatctacATCAATCGATTGATGCTAAGAGTCAATCGATTTACTCCCTTAAAAactattttatcttttaaatgcTGTACTTTGAATGACAATCATACCTCTATTAGATTACATAATTGATAATACATCATAAACAATTCAAATATCACATAAAACAACTATTAGTTTTTCTTCAGAAAAAAAGACAAAGTCACAAAGCAAAAACATGAAGATGACATTGATGTTAAAGTTTCACTGGAAGAAATTAAATTTCGTCCGTCACATTAGAAGCCAACCAACCAACCACTTAAAGATTGACaacaaattattataataaataacacTTTAGAGATTAGATTTCTTAGAATGttgtatatttaaataataatataaaaataagaagaaaagtaAAGTGAGACAGAATAGAAAATTTGTTGCGGTGTTAGAaatgatttcttttggagaaaagcttagagctatggtgaaagagtccaaatttaccaaggtaagggggagaattcttattattatgggttagtatgattgggtcaatgggtagattaacatttagggattttgttcttcaaattctaggttttgacatgtttagggtgaaacccctaaatttctatgatttgtgattattaggttttgatgataatctttgatatgtgataattaattgtttgtttgaaattaatatagtgtgatattatttggttgattaaattaatagttgaattaattgcaatgagtctATTTGATTGGAATATATTTGGACTTGGATTAATTATTCGATTTgttggtaaattacggtattttgagaatttgaccgtaattgtgtttttggtttgaatattgatgttgagaataatatattgctatgtcaatgatgttgttttgagaatGTTCTCTGTGGGTAGCCGTATGAAATGAATCCTATCGATTAGTTGATTGATTGTGAAAGTGTGTATTCATATATATTGGCAaatgtgaattaacatgagatagtatgattaccaGTGTTAGTTGGAATTTGTGTTCGTATTTGATAATTGGCCTATATATGTGAATAGTATATTCGTTATGAATGTGTatatgtacaattggtggataattcatagagttgaattagtgtgatatgcggaatgttaagatggtagagatgatcttaattgcatatgtgttagtgataattgtacatacattcatagcatagtTTTCCTTGAGATAGAGATGGTTTGCTTTGAAATAGAAGCGATGACTTGATCCTTGAGATGGATATAGAAGCGGTAAGCTATATGTTTATGCTtagtgggctttggtcttgtccggatcggaagcatggcttggattctagatattgaatcggaaaacggtgaaacattgggttcacatttgataccacatgcatagagtcacatgtcttgcattgagtcacattggtgttatgtgatgtttgaatatatgcaattatgtgattgttatgtgtgtatgagatgtgataattgaatttggtgatgtttgtatACATAATTTGGTGataaatgtgaatatgtgataatgatggtttgtgtacatatttggaataatagtattgaatccttttgaatattatactattgaactttgttgcatacttgaacatgtgaaatatattgaataatactatttacatgattatgtgaggtgtgatgaattcctatgattgttaattaaatcattgtactttattatactttcttcataatgatttgaattctcactcttctgtttgaatgttaccctttgttggcaACGTGCAGGTTTGGACGCTTAGTAGCTCGTGCGAGGTTAGCCGGATAGCGTCTGAGTTTTATTGAGAGTTTAGatagtgagtcaatgctctggtcatgtaacactgagTTGTAATTAgtagtattgaactcatgttttgtttTGGATATGTATTATGATATTATCTTGTGAACATATAtgttttgttatttgttgttgagaggccatAGTGTCAAATATCTTGGATATGacattatattatcttgtggattattattgagatatgattatGGTATGAGACACGAtcatttatgaaatacatgagtatttattatttccgctgtgaatgcatattcttgatgaattatgacaattgaaaggtgttaccttgatgaccaagtgtaattgtatatttgatgatgaatgattgttggtttttgaaagcttttagtttttagaaacgtcgatgtgacgctctttgtttatatgcatacttatttaatctgattatatgttaaatatttggggtattagaaaggggtgttacgttttcgtagatgcatctacggaaggaatcaaattttctcaaaatatGAGGTATTTCCGGATGTGCATTTACAGAAATAGGgggcaaaaatgaaattttgtgtGGTGTATAAGAGACCTACGGGATTAGATGAAAATCTTTCTAAAAATGGGGATGAcaagaaataaattttattttgaaataaaataaatttaaaaaacgaataaattatatgtatggggtgtgtgtgctgaaaatatatatattttttttaagtatttttaaaattttgcatgGTGCACTAAAAAGAAGTAGGGGTGGAATAAAAAATTCTCAACTTTTATATCCTAAATGCATTTTCGATTTTAAGTAATTCCCaacttttattataataatattataatattataatgttAATAAGGTTTTTTATCCCAAAAACTGAAACAGAGCCACCATCCTTGAGTTGAGCGTTGCTTAACTTTGTTTTCCATTTCTGCCAAGAAGTTTTGATTTTTCTCATTCTCTCCCTTTTCTTCCAATTCACTCACTTTTTCCAAAAGGTATTAACGCATAACAGTGTTTCTTCTTTTATTTGGACTGGGTTTGATTTTGTTATTTTGGAATATTCTCATtaatgattttaaattttttgttcatTGAATTGAATCAGGTTTGAATTTTCTGAATTAATCAATAAGAGATttgaagaaaagaatggaaggGGGTGAAA
Encoded proteins:
- the LOC131658787 gene encoding uncharacterized protein LOC131658787, with the translated sequence MGKKKRACKKKAPPPSKATKPPSQSKQRKKKEQEAVKPKTEKQVRHANKNEEGGTSVRDEEFNDEFSAVIQYGGEFVFLNDGRTIYRGGMSSLVSGLRLEEFTLDSIHRLVMGWGYREGTYRIWTLIREIYEDYFQIRKDDDCYDFATYNCVNRIDGELFIEHDVVDIGATVRLPRCVNEVGEMEGSDEEEVEGLGDSEDERATALVDGFEGIDISLPQKEVPKVAEYVSVSKEKPCEEDEYVSDELESSDPDLSDSEKAKVQKFEKFKKEHLNKDFKFQWGMEFNSLDEFRYAIREWSVLNGRQITFVKNESDRVRVVCRATCGFLMLCSKVGHKRTFAIKTIVDKHTCARVLDNKSANSRWVAKIVLKKMQTSQDVRITDIIQDLRQNYSVGITVCRAWKAKLIAKKMLEGDADRQYAILRRYAAELLRASPGNTLAITVERPNPTIPPRFGCFYFCFEGCKKGFINGCRPFVGVDGCHLKTKYGGQLLIAVGRDPNDQYFPLAFGVVETETKESWKWFLELLMNDVGQSNRYVFISDQQKGLVAVFEEMFERIEHRVCLRHLYANFKKKFGGGALIRDLMMEAAKATYYQGWLQKMNELKLIDLDAWTWLMGVPPKSWCKHAFSFYPKCDVLMNNISESFNATILSVRDKPILTMCEWIRLYLMNRCSASSAKLKKWPHKVMPIPRKRLDKEVMLSGHWLPTWAMDETFEVNHSYNGQKFVVDIAKRSCTCNFWELVGIPCRHAIAALSFRQQNPEDFVDSCYHRDKYAICYSFPISPINGEEMWPEVDADPIMPPMYKRGPGRPKKLRIRECGEEGARRRRLPGVSYRCTICDKFGHNAQTCKSTTQNPNALKRKKKVKLDAQTAATHGAETGATDVPQSAATDGVQTDATHGAESGATAVAQTAATDAVQSAATDGVQTETNQTDFFGDITDDVISSLPEFNSTQCSAVDGASQRRGKKKMSPTKPIKRRTSERQKLFWFKKPITGPGATSEQPISVTDEDNNDESRRGKKKLKKNY